In Lujinxingia litoralis, a single window of DNA contains:
- a CDS encoding TadE/TadG family type IV pilus assembly protein, whose product MSVQEQPRAEATRPGGVERAVRFAGHLTAALLIAVLGSVVVLGPGHLRALLELELAGRGAEVAPHVLLHLGLSAVVWALVVVIARALRGALASGRRPRLVRARGAVVTETLIVMPVLLLLVFGLAQLAVVNIAGMLANYAAIQAGRAVWVWQPETQPLNDQSARRGVSEAMVIEHARAQAAAALAPVAPGDHQLSGDLGSGALTRMRGMMMASQVDNPPNDSGRMVENVSMDSATNEDAAFWRALDGSSFPERTARKISFAYLATDVEIVSRGEEVGARLTYRHYVAFPLVGSIFGDSTTVGGRQGYYSEISREFILPAQVQPNAETPEL is encoded by the coding sequence ATGAGTGTCCAAGAGCAACCCCGAGCAGAGGCGACGCGCCCCGGTGGGGTAGAGCGGGCGGTGCGCTTTGCCGGGCATCTGACCGCCGCGCTGCTGATCGCCGTACTGGGCTCGGTGGTGGTGCTGGGGCCAGGGCACCTGCGGGCGCTGCTGGAACTGGAGCTCGCCGGGCGCGGGGCGGAGGTCGCGCCACACGTCCTGCTGCATCTGGGGCTCTCGGCGGTGGTCTGGGCCCTGGTGGTGGTGATTGCCCGGGCGCTGCGAGGGGCGTTGGCGAGCGGTCGCCGGCCGCGTCTGGTGCGCGCTCGGGGAGCGGTGGTCACGGAGACCTTGATTGTGATGCCGGTTTTGTTGCTGCTGGTTTTTGGGCTGGCGCAGCTGGCCGTGGTGAACATCGCGGGGATGCTGGCGAACTACGCGGCGATTCAGGCCGGTCGCGCCGTCTGGGTATGGCAGCCAGAGACCCAGCCCCTTAACGATCAGAGCGCTCGCCGCGGAGTGAGTGAGGCTATGGTCATCGAGCACGCGCGCGCTCAGGCCGCCGCGGCCCTGGCTCCGGTGGCGCCAGGCGACCATCAGCTCTCCGGCGACCTCGGCTCAGGAGCGCTGACCCGGATGCGCGGGATGATGATGGCCAGTCAGGTCGACAACCCACCCAATGATTCCGGCCGGATGGTGGAGAACGTGAGCATGGACTCGGCCACCAACGAAGATGCCGCCTTCTGGCGAGCGCTGGATGGATCGAGTTTTCCGGAACGCACCGCGCGCAAAATCAGCTTTGCCTACCTGGCCACCGACGTGGAGATCGTCTCCCGGGGGGAGGAGGTCGGGGCGCGGCTGACCTATCGGCACTACGTGGCGTTCCCCCTGGTCGGCTCGATCTTTGGTGATTCCACTACGGTGGGCGGTCGTCAGGGGTACTACTCCGAGATTTCCCGCGAATTCATTCTCCCCGCTCAGGTGCAGCCCAATGCTGAAACGCCCGAACTCTAA